The genomic stretch GCCTTCTGGTCCCTATCTCGTACTGCCACTGTTTGGTCCAAGCTCCCTTCGCGACTCGACCGGCTGGATATTCTCGTATTTCACCACGCCCACGAGCTACCTGCAGGCTGACGTCAGCGTGCCCCTATTCGGCGTGAACTTCATCAGTACTCGAGCTGACCTTCTCGGCGCGACAGATGTGCTTTCACAGGCAGCGTTGGATAAGTACACGTTTGTCCGTGATGCTTACACGCAACGACGTCGCTATTTGCTGGGTAGCGGAACTGCGCCGCCGAACTACACCGACGCCGATGACAAGTCGACCGAGGTATCCGATGCGGTTCGATCCCGGGCAGTGGAATCGACGCCAGATTCGCGGAATGGACTGGCGCACGTATCCGGTGCTTCGACTCGTTCGGGAGACGCTGTCGCCAACTAGGCGTTATTTTCTTCGCCTTCCCTTGAACCCGCGGATCGCAAACCTGCGCCGCCCGCTTGCCGATGGCCTCGGTCCAAGCTGGATAGTCAGTCGCTTTGGCCTCGATCCGAGGCATACCGGCATCGTTGGAGTCCAGAGCGTGCGGATTTAAAAACCGCAGGACCTATCATCGTTTGCAATGGTGCCCCCCGGCGAATCCGCGCGGTTGCACGGTGATGCAATTCATTTTGCGCTCGCCGGCAACGACTAAATTCTCCTTCCTGCTACCTTTTATTCATCGGCTCATCCGGGCGGTCAGGTGGCCGTCACCGGCCGACCATA from Paraburkholderia phytofirmans OLGA172 encodes the following:
- a CDS encoding VacJ family lipoprotein, coding for MLTSIIGLCGCASSFDRTPGDPLEPMNRAVFSFNDRVDTYVARPVAVGYTKITPSPVRTAIRNFFSNIGDIGNFSNDALQLKVTDATEDLMRFAFNSTFGIGGLLDWATPAGLPKHNQDFGLTLGHYGVPSGPYLVLPLFGPSSLRDSTGWIFSYFTTPTSYLQADVSVPLFGVNFISTRADLLGATDVLSQAALDKYTFVRDAYTQRRRYLLGSGTAPPNYTDADDKSTEVSDAVRSRAVESTPDSRNGLAHVSGASTRSGDAVAN